The genomic region GCGCCCATGACGACGAGATTGCCTATGCCGTGGGTGTGGTGACCCTGTTCGGTACCGCGGCCATGGCGCTGTGGCCGCTGCTGGGCACGGCGCTGGGCCTGGATCCGCGCGCCTATGGCCTGTGGATCGGCGCATCGGTGCACGAGGTGGCGCAGGTGGTGGCAGCCGGTTTCCAGCATGGCACGCTGGCGGGCGAAACCGCGGTGATCGCCAAACTGGCCCGTGTCGCCATGCTGGCGCCGGTGGTCGGGCTGCTGGTCTGGATTGCCGCGCGCGCGGCACGGCGCACCACGCTTGCCGATGCCGAACATGCGGCGGCCTCGGTGCCGGTGCCGTGGTTCGCGGTGGGGTTCGTGGCGCTGGCCGGGCTTAACAGCCTGGGCGTGGTGCCGGATGCGGTGCGCGCGGCCGGTGCGGTCGCGACGCCGATCATGCTGACGGTCGCCCTGGCGGCGATCGGCTTCGGCACGGATCTGGGGCGGGTGCGGGCGCGCGGCGTGCGGCCGGTGCTGCTGGGCCTGTGCCTGACGATCACGGTGGCGGCGGTGCCGCTGGCCGTGGTGACCCTGCTGGCCTGACGGGTGAGACGGATCTCCCCGGTCGGCGCCTGATGCCGAAGGGGAAGATCAGTCTCGATGACATTGGAACAACTCAGGATTTTTGTCGCGGTGGCGGAACACAGCCACGTGACCCGTGCGGCGCGATCGCTCAACCTGACCCAGTCGACCGTGAGTGCGGCTGTGGCGGCGATCGAGGCGCGCCACGGCGTGGCCCTGTTTCACCGGGTCGGTCGCGGCATTGAACTGGCCGAGGCCGGACGGGTGTTTCTGGACGAGGCCCGCGCGGTGCTGGCCAGGGCATCGGCCGCCGAGCAGGCCCTGGCCGATCTGGCGGGCGATCCGCGTGGCCGGCTGCGCATCCATGCCAGCCAGACCGTGGCCAATTACTGGCTGCCGGCGCGGCTGATCGATTTTCTGACCGCCTATCCGGCCGTGCGTGCCGAACTTGCCATTGGCAACACCGCCGAGGTCGCCGCCGCGGTGCGGGCCGGCAGCGCCGATCTGGGCTTCGTGGAAGGCCCGGTCGACGATCCGGCGCTGGCCGAACGGCTGCTGCCCGGGGACCGGCTGATGCTGGTGGTGGGGGCGGCGCATCCCTGGGCGGCATTGCCGCGGGTGGCGGCGGCCGATCTGGCGGGCTCGCCCTGGGTGTTGCGCGAACGTGGATCGGGTACCCGCGCCGAGTTCGAAGCGGCGCTTCAGGGGCTGGGTGTCGATCCGGCCAGCCTGCCGGTGGTGCTGGATCTGCCATCGAACGAGGCGGTTCGCGCGGCTGTGGAGGCTGGCGCCGGTGCCACGGCGCTCTCGGCGCTGGTGGTGGCGAGCGGGCTGGCACTCGGCAGCCTGCGCAGCCCCGTGCTCGACCTGCCGCACCGCGCCTTCCATCTGCTGATCCATAAGGAACGCTATCTCGGCCGGGCGGCGCGCGCCTTTGTCGACCGGGTCGCCGGCGGCGGAGCCGCCGGCGACCTCGGCTGACAACGTGGCCTGCGGTCAGTCGCGCATCTTCACGTAAGATCCGGGCGCATCCTCGATCACACCCAGCACCGTGCCCGGTTCACGGGCCGGCACCTGGGCACCGCCCAGACGCTTGACCCATTTCGCCCAGTCGACCCACCACGAGCCCGGATGCTTTTCGGCACCGGCGAGCCAGGCTTCGGGATCGTCCGGCAGATCCTTGTTGGTCCAGTAGTTGTACTTGCCGGATTCCGGCGGATTGATGACACCGGCGATGTGGCCGGATGCCCCCAGCACGAAGCGGGTGTTGCCGCGATAGAGCTGGGTTGCCCGATAGGTCGATTTCCAGGGGGCGATATGGTCCTGCTGGGCGGACAGGATGTAGACCGGCTGGTCGATCTGGCGCAGATCGATCGGCACGCCGCCCATAGTGATGCCGCCCGGCTCCACCAGCTTGTTCTCGCGGTACATATGGCGCAGATAGAAACTGTGCATGGCGGCGGGAAGTCGGGTGGCGTCGCTGTTCCAGTACAGAAGATCGAAAGGGAAGGGATCTTTGCCTAGAAGGTAGTTGTTGACCACGAAGCTCCAGATCAAATCGTTGGACCGGAGCATGTTGAACGCGGTCGCCATCTTCCGGCCTTCAAGGTAGCCCTTCTTCGACATCATTTTCTCGATATTGCCGATCTGGGCATCATCGACGAAGACTTTGATGTCGCCGGCATCGCGGAAATCGGTGAGCGTGGTGAAGAAGGTGGCGCTCTTGACCCGCTTGTCGCCCTGGGCCTTCAGATAGGACAGGGTGGTGGCAAGCAACGTGCCGCCGATGCAATAGCCGATGACGTTGACCTCGTCGACGCCGGCTTCCTCGGTAACCTTGTCGAGCGCGGTGATCAGGCCTTCGGTCATGTAGTCTTCGAAGGTCTTCTTCGCCATCTCCTCGTCCGGATTGGTCCAGGACACCACGAACACGGTGTGGCCCTGGGCGACCGCGAAGCGGATGAACGAGTTCTTCGGCTGCAGATCCAGAATGTAGAACTTGTTGATCCACGGCGGCACGATCAGCAGCGGCCGCTTGTGGACGGTCTCGGTGGTGGGCGTGTATTGCAGGATCTGCATCAGCCCGTTCTGGAACACCACCTTGCCGGGGGTGGTGGCAACGTTGCGGCCAAGCTCGAAGGCCGTCTCGTCGGTCATGGAGATGCGCAGCTCGCCGCCGCCCTTCTCCATGTCGCGGATCATGTTGTTCAGGCCGCGAACCAGGTTCTCGCCCTTGCTCTCGATGGTCGCGCGCAGGACTTCCGGGTTGGTGGTGACGAAATTCGACGGTGACATCGCGTCGACATATTGCTTGGTATAGAAATCGATCTTGCGGGCTTCATCGGGATCGAGGCCGTCGACCTTGTGAATGATGCTCATCATCCAGCGCGCGGTCAGCAGATAGGACTGCTTGATGAAGTCGAAAAGCTGGTTCTCGCTCCAATCCTTGTCCTTGAACCGCTTGTCGCCGGCGTCGGGCGTGGCGACAGGCTTGGCATCGCCACCGGCCATGCGGGTGGCGGTGGACTGCCACAGGGTCAGATAGTCCTGCCACAGCGCCGCCTGGGCCTCGACCAGCTTGGCCGGGTTCTCCATCATGCGCTCGGTCAGGTGGGTGAAGGCGGTGGTCAGGTTGAGAGGGTCTGTCGGTCCGGCGGTGTCGAGCCCTTCATGACGCGAGAGAAATTCGCGCATGATCTGCTGGCTGCGCTCGGCAACCTCGCGCATATTGCGTGCGAAGGCGTCGGCGTCATCGCGCGTGCCGGCGTGTCCTCCCCGGTCGGCTCCTTGCTCGGCCATCCTTGCGTCCCTTATAGTTGCGCCGCCATAGTCGGCGATCGGTTGGTTCTGCGAGGTCGAGGTGAACTCTATGATACGGGTGCAGGCGACGCGGCTCAACGCTGCCTCGGCAGGGATGCGACGGAATCACGCGGGCCGCGCGTCTTTGCGGGCCGGGATGACCGCTGCCGTCCTGATGCTGGGCCTTGGTGCCTGTGCCGAAGACCCCGGACCCGGTACCGACCCGTCGGTACGCGCGGCCCGGGCCGAATTTGCCGACAAGCCGTTTCCGACGCTGAACTCGGTGCCCGGACAGGCGCCGCCGGTGACGCCGCTTGAAGAACGCGCTCGTTTGCGCGCAGCGTTGAGCGCCGATCAGGTCGCGGCCCAATCGGCCATGGCGCAGGCGGGCGAGACGGCTGCGGCCACGGCAGCCCGCCCCTCGGCGCCGCAGCCCGGCCTTGCCGTCGGCCGGATCGATTTTGCGCCCGGCGCCAGCATGATCGGCGACGCCGGTATGGCCGAACTGCGCGCCGCCTGGCGGATCGCCGCCGCTCGCGATCAGACGCTGGTGATGGTTGCCGGCGCCGATGAGGGCCAGGCGCTGGCCACCGCGCGGCTGGCGGCCGCGACCCGTGCCCTTTCCGGGATCGGTGCCGATACGGCGCGGGTCCGGGGTGTGCAGGCACCGGCTGGCTCGATGGCCCCGGCTTTTGAGATTTTCATCGCACCGGCCCGGACCATCCGCTAAAAGTCCTCGCCGTCGCATGACGGCGACGGGAATTCCCCTGAAGCGGATAACCGGCGCCGGCATCGCCCATGGCGACCGGGTACCATCCCCCTTAGATCCATTCGGCGCGGACGTCCTCCGTCGACGGCGGGTTCGGCCGCGTCCGCATATCTTAACTGGCCTCCTCAAGCGAGCCGATCGACGGGAAGTGATCCCATGGCAGATGAATTCGCGCGGATCCGGCGGTTGCCACCCTATGTCTTCGCCGAAGTCAACCAGATGAAGGCCAAGCTGCGGGCAGCCGGCCGCGACATCATCGACCTCGGCATGGGCAACCCCGACACCGCCACCCCCGCCCATATCGTCGAAAAGCTGGTCGAGGCGGTGCGTGACCCCAAGACCCACCGCTATTCGCAGTCGCGCGGCATTCCGGGGCTGCGGCGCGCGGCATCGGCCTATTACAAGCGGCGCTTCGCGGTCGATATCGACCCTGAGACCGAGGTCGTGGTCACGATCGGCTCGAAGGAGGGCCTCGCCAATCTCGCCTCGGCGATCACCACGCCGGGCGATGTGATCCTGGTGCCCAATCCCAGCTATCCGATCCACCCTTACGGTTTCGTGATCGCGGGTGCCAATATCCGCCACGTGCCCCATGGGCCGGGCTATAACTTCCTCGACGAGCTTGAATATGCGGTGCGCCACACCTCGCCCAAGCCGGTCGCCATGGTGCTGAACTATCCGGGCAACCCGACGGCCGAGGTGGTCGACCTCGCCCAGTATGAAAAGCTGGTGGCCTTCGCGCGGCGCCACGAGATGTACATCCTGTCGGATCTTGCCTATTCCGAGGTCTATTTCGATGGGGTGCCGCCACCTTCGATTCTGGCGGTGCCGGGGGCGCGCGATCTGGCGGTGGAATTCACCAGCCTCAGCAAGACCTATAACATGGCCGGCTGGCGGGTCGGCTTCGCCGCCGGCAACCGGCGGCTGATCCAGGCCCTGGCCAAGATCAAGTCCTATCTGGACTATGGCCAGTTCACGCCGGTGCAAGTAGCGGGTGCCGCGGCGCTGAACGGGCCGCAGGACTGTGTCGAACAGATGCGCACGCTGTATCGCGAGCGCCGTGACGTTCTGGTCGAAGGCCTGCACGGCATCGGTTGGCCGGTGCCGTCGCCATCGGCCTCGATGTTCTGCTGGGCACCGATTCCCGATGCGTTCAAGCATCTGGGGTCGCTGGAATTCTCGAAGCTGCTGCTGGCGCGCGCCGATGTCGCGGTGTCGCCGGGCATCGGTTTCGGGGAATATGGCGACGGCTATGTCCGGATCGCCCTGGTCGAGAACAAGCACCGCATCCGTCAGGCGGTGCGCAACATCAAGCGGTTCTTCAAGGAGTACCGCGACGAGACCCGGGCTGGCGCGGCCCAGGCCTCGTCAACCCAGGCCCAGTCAGTTGAGGATGCCATCCGATGAACAGCAGCCACAAACCCGCCGCCGATCGCCGCGTCTCGACCACGCCGTTGCGTGTTGGTGTGGCCGGCCTCGGAACCGTTGGTGTGGGGGTGGTCGAGATCCTGCGCGATCACGCGGCGATGATCGCGGCCAGGGCCGGGCGACCGGTGGTGGTGACGGCAGTGTCGGCGCGTGATCAAGGCCGTGATCGCGGTATCAGCCTGGCCGGGCTCGGCTGGGAAGACGATGCCGCGGCGCTGGCGGCGCGCGATGACGTCGACGTGGTTGTGGAGTTGATCGGCGGGTCCGAGGGGCCGGCGCTTCATCTGGCGCGGGCCACGCTCGGGCGCGGGAAGGCCTTCGTCACCGCCAACAAGGCGATGATCGCCACTCACGGACCCGAACTCGCCGCGGCCGCCGAGGACGCCGGCGTGGCGCTGGCCTTCGAGGCGGCGGTTGCCGGCGGCATCCCTATCCTGAAGACCCTGCGCGAGGGCCTGGCCGCGAATGCGATTACCCGCGTCTATGGCATCCTGAACGGCACCTGCAATTATATCCTGACCGAGATGCGGACCACGGGCCGCGACTTCGCCGATGTTCTGACCCAGGCCCAGGCGCTGGGCTATGCCGAAGCCGACCCGACCTTCGACGTCGACGGGATCGACACGGCCCATAAGCTGTCGATCCTGGCGGCGCTGGCCTTCGGTGGCCGCCCCGATATCGGCGCGATCCATGTCGAGGGCATCCGTCACGTCACCATCGACGACATCCGCTTCGCCGAGGAACTGGGCTTCCGCATCAAGCTGCTGGGCGTGGCGCGGATGACCGATCATGGCCTGGAACAGCGGGTGCATCCCAGCATGGTGCCGCTGTCGGCGCCGGTCGCCCATGTGGAGGACGTGTTCAACGCCGTGGTGGCCGAAGGCGATGCCGTGGGCACCACCATGTCGCAGGGGCGCGGGGCCGGGCGCGGGCCCACGGCCTCGGCGGTGGTGGCCGATCTGGTCGACATTGCCCGCGGCTGTGTCACCCCCGGCTTCTCGGTGCCGGCCGCGGCCCTCGGCCAGCACCCCTCGGCACCGATCGAGGCGCATCAGGGGGCGTTCTACATCCGGCTGATGGTGCTGGATCAGCCCGGTGTTCTGGCCGATGTCGCCCGTGCCTTCGCGGTCGAGCATGTGTCGCTGGAAAGCCTGATCCAGCGTGGCCGCAGCGCGGTCGAGGCGGTGCCCGTGGTGCTGACCACGCATGCCACCGCGGAAGCGGCGCTCCGGCGCGCGCTCGACGTGATCGCGGCGCTGCCGGCGGTGATCGAACCACCCCGGATGATCCGGATCGAACGCAGCCTCTGACAGCGTCCATGATGCCGGGAGGGTGCGGCCATATGCCGTCGCACCCGCCAGACGACGGGACATCGTCCCACACCTGATACAGCGCTCTGGCGCCGGGCGCATATCGGGCTTAGGGTATCGCCAGAGTGGGATGAACATCCGTCGTCGGACGCACCCCGGCCGTGGCGTCGCTACCCGACCCTTTTGGCGGCCTGACCCTGATTTTGCGGTCGGGCCTCCTGACGGGTCGGCGGCGGCGTATCGGCATTCATCCGACGCTGACCGGCAATAAGACGAGAGCGATGATCGACTACACCCTGATGGATCGCAATCTGGCCCTCGAGGCCGTGCGCGTCACTGAATTCGCAGCCCTGGCCTGCTCACGAATGATCGGCAAGGGCGACGAGAAGGCCGCAGATCAGGCCGCCGTCGACGCGATGCGCCGGGCGCTGAACGGTCTCGACATCGATGGCACGGTGGTCATCGGCGAGGGCGAGCGCGACGAGGCGCCGATGCTGTATATCGGCGAAAAGGTCGGCTCTGGTCGCGGCCCGAAGGTCGATATCGCACTCGACCCGCTGGAAGGCACCACCATCTGCGCCACCGGCGGCCCCAATGCGCTGGCCGTGCTGGCGATGGCCGAGGAGGGCCGGTTCCTCAACGCCCCCGACGTCTATATGGACAAGATCGCGGTCGGTGGCGGGCTTCCGGAAGGCGTGGTGCTGCTGGAAAACTCGGTCCAGGCCAATCTGGCCAGTCTGGCCAAGGCCAAGGATGTCGAGATTTCCGATCTCACCGTCTGCATCCTCAACCGCCCGCGTCATGCCGAACTGATCGCCAAGACCCGTGAGGCCGGCGCGCGCATCCAGTTGATCGGCGACGGTGACGTTGCCGGAGTGATCGCGACCGCGCGCCCCGATACCGGCATTGATCTCTATATCGGCTCGGGCGGCGCACCGGAAGGCGTGCTGGCGGCGGCGGCGCTGCGTGCCATCGGCGGTCAGATGCAGGGCCGCCTGCTGTTCCGCAACGAAGACGAGCGGGGCCGCGCCCATCGGCTCGGCATCACCGATTTCGGCCGGATCTACAACCTGATGGATCTGGCCTCGGGCAATGTCATCTTCTCGGCGACCGGCGTTACCGATGGCTCGATGCTGCGCGGTGTGCATCGCATCAGCCATACCCACTGGTCGACTCAGAGCCTGATCATGCGGTCGAAGACCGGCACCGTCCGGGTGATTACGGCCGAGCATAATTTCGGTCGTAAATCGGCCTTCGATTGATCGGAGGGTCAAGACCTCATGTCCCGTGACGCCGCGGTTCTGGGCGTCGAGCGGTCGATGGGCGGGCGGCGCTGGGAAGCGCGGCTCGCCGATCAGCGTCTGGGACTGGCGCTTGCCCAGCGTCTGGACCTGCCCGAAATCGTCGGGCGGGTTCTGGCGGGGCGCGGCGTCGGGCTGGACACGGCCGACGATTTCCTGACCCCAAGCCTGCGTACCGCCTTGCCCGATCCGTCGCATCTGCGCGACATGGACCGGGCCGTCGACCGCCTGGCCGCCGCGATCGCGGCGCGCGAGCCGATTGCCGTGTTCGGCGATTACGATGTCGACGGTGCCACCTCGACCGCGCTGGTCAGCCGCTTTTTGCGCGCGCTGGGTGTGCCGGTGGTGGTTTACGTTCCAGACCGGATGACCGAGGGCTATGGCCCGAACGAAGCCGCCATGGCGATGCTGGCCGGGCGCGGCATCCGGGTGGTGATCACGGTCGATTGTGGCACCACCGCCTTTGCGGCACTCGACGCCGCCCGGCGGCTGAATCTGGATGTGGTGGTGGTCGACCATCATATCGGCGAGCCGGAACTGCCGGCGGCTCATGCCGTGGTCAACCCCAACCGCTTCGACGAGACCAGCACCCATGGCCAGATGGCGGCGGTGGGGGTGGCGTTCCTGTTGCTGGTGGGGTTGAACCGCGCGCTGCGTGATGGTGGCGTCTATGACCGGTTGGGCGTGGCCCCGCCCGATCTGATGGGCCTGCTCGATCTGGTCGCCCTGGGCACGGTGTGCGATGTGGTGCCGCTGACGGGGGTGAACCGCGCCTTCGTCTCGCAGGGCATCAAGGTCCTGGGCCGCCGTCGTAATGTCGGGCTTGCCCGTCTGGCCGACGTGGCCAAGCTCGACGAGACACCGGAAGCCTATCATCTGGGCTATGTGCTGGGGCCACGGATCAATGCCGGCGGCCGGGTCGGGCGTGCCGACCTTGGCGCACGACTTCTGGGCAGCGATGATGCCGACGAGTCGACCGGCATGGCCATGGAACTCGACCGGCTGAACACCGAGCGGCGCGAGATCGAGGCGGCGGTGGAGGCCGAGGCACTGGAACTGGCGGAACGCCAGGCCGATGCCCCCTTCATCCTGGTCGCTCATCAGGGCTGGCATCCCGGCGTGATCGGCATCGTGGCTGGGCGGCTGAAGGAACGCTTTCACCGGCCGGTCTTCGTGGTCGCGGCCGATGGCGCCGTCGGCAAGGGATCGGGGCGGTCGGTGCCGGGGGTCGATCTGGGCTCGGCGGTCACCGCCGCGCGTCAGGCGGGCCTGCTGGTCAATGGCGGCGGCCATGCGATGGCGGCGGGGCTGACCGTGCCGCTCGACCGGCTGGTGGAGCTGCATGGCTTTCTGGCTGAACGGATCGTTGCCCAGACGGGTGGCGAGCCGCCGGCGCCAAGGCTGGGGCTGGATGGCGTGCTGGCGGTGGGGGGTGCCACATCGGCGCTGGTCGATGTGCTGGAACGCATCGGCCCCTTCGGCACCGGCAATGCCCAGCCGCGTTTCGCGCTGTCGGCGGTGCGGATCCTGAAGGCCGACGTGGTCGGCCAGGGCCATATCCGGGTGATCATGGGCGCCGATGATGGATCGCGGCTGAAGGGCATCGCCTTCCGCGCGGCAGACGGGCCGGTGGGCGCGACGCTGCTTCAGGCCCGGGGTCTGCCGCTGCATGTGGCGGGCGGCTTGCGCCGCGACCGCTGGCAGGGGCGCGATGACGTCCAGATGTTCATCGACGACGTGGCCTCGGCGGCGGCCGGTCACTGATTCGCGGCCGGGCACTGATCCGCCGCCTCAGCCGGGGCGTCGCGTCCAGGGCAGCGGCACATTGCAGCCGTCGATGACGACCCGGCGGACGTCGACGCCATAGGCGCGGCCGATCGCTGCATCGTCCAGCGCCTGCGCCGGCGCACCGTCGGTCAGAACCCGGCCTTCGGCCAGCAGCACCACCCGGTCGGCGAACCGCGCGGCCAGCGCCAGATCATGCATCACCACCACCACGATCCGGCCGGCGGCCGCCAGATCCCGCAGCAGGCCCAGCACGTCCAGCTGATGGGCCGGGTCGAGACCGGCCAAGGGTTCGTCGGCCAGTACCACCTGTGGTGCGCCGGCCAGCACGCGGGCCAGATGCGCCCGCATCCGCTCGCCGCCCGACAGATGATCGACCCGGCGGTCGCGGAAGCCGGTCAAGGCGGTGCTGGCCAGCGCCGCCGTCACTGCCGCCTCGTCTGCCGCAGGGTCGGTGCTGCCGAATCGGCCGCGATGGGGCAGGCGGCCCAGCCGCGCCAGCGCCACGACGCTCAACGGCCAATGACAGGCCGGCTGCTGTTCCAGATAGCCGATCCGCCGTGCCCGCGCCCGGTCGCCCAGGGCCTGAAAGCTCTGACCGTCGATCAGGATCCGGCCGGCCGTGGGCGCCAGAAGCCCGGCCAGAATGGCGAGCAGGGTGGACTTTCCGGCCCCGTTCGGCCCGACCAGCGCGGTCAGTCCGCCGGCCTCCAGGGCGAGGTCGATGCCGTCGAGCACCCGCCGTCCCCCCAGATCGGCGGCGATGCCGCTGGCCATCATCTGTGGCGCCCGGTCGGGGCTCACCATGTGCCACGCTCCGCCCGTGCCCGGGTCAGCAGAATGTGCAGGAACACCGGCGCGCCGATCAGCGCGGTGGCGACGCCCACCCGGATCTCGGTGCCGTCGCCGATCAGCCGCCCGGCCAGATCGGCCAGCGGCAGCAATGTGGCGCCGCCAAGCATGCTGGCCGGGACCAGACGGCCGGGGCGATGGCCCACGAACGGCCTGAGCGCATGGGGCACGATCAGGCCCACGAAGCCGATGCCGCCGGCGATCGCCGTGGCGGCACCGACGCCGATGGCGGTCGCCGCCACCACCTGCAGCCGCAGCCGGCCCAGCTTCACACCCATCGACCGGGCGGTGCGTTCACCCAGGCCCAGGGCGTCGAGCCCGGTGCCGCAGCCGATCAGCAGCACCAGCGACAGCGCCGCGAAGGGGCCGAGCAGGGCGGCATCGGCAAGGGTGCGATCGGCGACCGACCCGATCAGCCAGTCGATCATCTCCAGCGTCGCATAGGGGCTGGGTGCGAAGGTCAGGGCCAGCGAGATGAAGGCGGTGGCAAGTGCGCCGACACCCACCCCGGCCAGAATCAGCGACAGCCCGCCGCCCCGGCCCAGCGCCAGCACCAGGCCAAGGCCCAGGCCGGCGCCCAGCAGGCCGGCGGCAGCCGGGGCAGGGCCTGCCCCGGCACTGCCGGCATGGCCGAAATAGATCGCGGCCACAGCCCCCAGGGCGGCGGTCGACGAGGCACCAAGCGTGCCGGGTTCCGCCAGCGGATTGCGGGTCAGACCTTGCAGGGCGGCGCCGCAGGCCCCTAGCACCGCGCCGATCATCATCGCGATCAGGGTGCGTGGCAGGCGCAGTTCCAGCATCACGATGCCCGATGCGGTGTCGGGCGCGCGCAAGCCCAGCAGCACGCTGGCATCGGGCATGATCCAGCCGCTTGGGCCATAGCCCAGCGACAGCCAGCCGACCAACAGCGGCAGCAGGATCAGCATGGCCCAGCTTGCGCGCGCACCCCAACGCGTCCGGCCGCTCACGACTTGGCCTCCTCACGCGTCGCGGCGGCCGGCGGCGGTGCGGCCAGCCGTGCGGCCACCGGCAGCAGGCGTTCGGCGATGTCCAGCGCGTCGGGCAGGCCGCAGACCAGCAGATTGCCCGGCACCTCGATGATGTCGGGCGCCGTGCCGCCCAAGGCCGTCAGCCGGGCCAGAGCCGGATGGCGGGGCAGGCGATGGACCAGCGCCGGTGCGGCGCCGGGCATGGTTTCGACCAGAATCACATCAGGGGCGGCACGGATCGCTGCTTCCAGCTCCACCCGCCAGTCGCCGCCCCGGCGTGCGCGGCCGTCGGGATTGAAGCGCTCGGCCATGATATTGCTGAAGCCGCCCAGGGTGAGCATGGCATGGGCAAGGCCGCCGGGGCCGACCATGCTGCCATCGGCGCGTAGCATCAAGGCCCGCAGCCGGTGGGGCAGGGCGGCGGCCAAGGCTTCCAGCCGTGCGGCATGGGCATCGAGCCGGGCGATTTCGTCGGCGGCGCGCCGTTCGGCCTGTGGCCCCAGCAACTGCCCGGCGCGGATCAGGCCGGCGCGGATCGTGGCAACGCTGTCGGCCGGGCGGAAGCGTTCGACCCGCACGCCCAGCCGTTCCAGCGCCGCCGCCGCCGCTGTGGCGCCGAACCGGCCGGCCAGAACCAGATCGGGCTTGAGTGCGTGGACGGTTTCGGCGCTGGCGCTGACCTGCGGCACCAGGGCGGCGTTTGCGGATTCCACCGACAGCTTCGGATCACGGGCCAGGGGCCCGATGCCGGCCACCTGACCGGGATCGGCCAAACGCAGCAACAACTGGTCGGTGCACAGGTTGATCGAGACGACACGCCCGGGCCGGACGGGCGCCGGCGCGGCCGGGTCTGCGCGCGCAGCCATGACCGGGGTGGCCATGAACAGCCCCGCCATGATCACGACGGCACGGCTGAAGGGCGATGGGCTGGGCCGGAACACGGGTTGTCTGGCATCCTTCGGGCACGAGTCATCCATGCCGCCCTGAAACTGCGCCGGGGCGGAAGGCGCCGATGGTGACGCAAGCCCCCGATCAGCGCAAGCGTGCG from Tistrella bauzanensis harbors:
- a CDS encoding homoserine dehydrogenase translates to MNSSHKPAADRRVSTTPLRVGVAGLGTVGVGVVEILRDHAAMIAARAGRPVVVTAVSARDQGRDRGISLAGLGWEDDAAALAARDDVDVVVELIGGSEGPALHLARATLGRGKAFVTANKAMIATHGPELAAAAEDAGVALAFEAAVAGGIPILKTLREGLAANAITRVYGILNGTCNYILTEMRTTGRDFADVLTQAQALGYAEADPTFDVDGIDTAHKLSILAALAFGGRPDIGAIHVEGIRHVTIDDIRFAEELGFRIKLLGVARMTDHGLEQRVHPSMVPLSAPVAHVEDVFNAVVAEGDAVGTTMSQGRGAGRGPTASAVVADLVDIARGCVTPGFSVPAAALGQHPSAPIEAHQGAFYIRLMVLDQPGVLADVARAFAVEHVSLESLIQRGRSAVEAVPVVLTTHATAEAALRRALDVIAALPAVIEPPRMIRIERSL
- a CDS encoding LL-diaminopimelate aminotransferase, yielding MADEFARIRRLPPYVFAEVNQMKAKLRAAGRDIIDLGMGNPDTATPAHIVEKLVEAVRDPKTHRYSQSRGIPGLRRAASAYYKRRFAVDIDPETEVVVTIGSKEGLANLASAITTPGDVILVPNPSYPIHPYGFVIAGANIRHVPHGPGYNFLDELEYAVRHTSPKPVAMVLNYPGNPTAEVVDLAQYEKLVAFARRHEMYILSDLAYSEVYFDGVPPPSILAVPGARDLAVEFTSLSKTYNMAGWRVGFAAGNRRLIQALAKIKSYLDYGQFTPVQVAGAAALNGPQDCVEQMRTLYRERRDVLVEGLHGIGWPVPSPSASMFCWAPIPDAFKHLGSLEFSKLLLARADVAVSPGIGFGEYGDGYVRIALVENKHRIRQAVRNIKRFFKEYRDETRAGAAQASSTQAQSVEDAIR
- the glpX gene encoding class II fructose-bisphosphatase — protein: MIDYTLMDRNLALEAVRVTEFAALACSRMIGKGDEKAADQAAVDAMRRALNGLDIDGTVVIGEGERDEAPMLYIGEKVGSGRGPKVDIALDPLEGTTICATGGPNALAVLAMAEEGRFLNAPDVYMDKIAVGGGLPEGVVLLENSVQANLASLAKAKDVEISDLTVCILNRPRHAELIAKTREAGARIQLIGDGDVAGVIATARPDTGIDLYIGSGGAPEGVLAAAALRAIGGQMQGRLLFRNEDERGRAHRLGITDFGRIYNLMDLASGNVIFSATGVTDGSMLRGVHRISHTHWSTQSLIMRSKTGTVRVITAEHNFGRKSAFD
- a CDS encoding PHA/PHB synthase family protein, giving the protein MAEQGADRGGHAGTRDDADAFARNMREVAERSQQIMREFLSRHEGLDTAGPTDPLNLTTAFTHLTERMMENPAKLVEAQAALWQDYLTLWQSTATRMAGGDAKPVATPDAGDKRFKDKDWSENQLFDFIKQSYLLTARWMMSIIHKVDGLDPDEARKIDFYTKQYVDAMSPSNFVTTNPEVLRATIESKGENLVRGLNNMIRDMEKGGGELRISMTDETAFELGRNVATTPGKVVFQNGLMQILQYTPTTETVHKRPLLIVPPWINKFYILDLQPKNSFIRFAVAQGHTVFVVSWTNPDEEMAKKTFEDYMTEGLITALDKVTEEAGVDEVNVIGYCIGGTLLATTLSYLKAQGDKRVKSATFFTTLTDFRDAGDIKVFVDDAQIGNIEKMMSKKGYLEGRKMATAFNMLRSNDLIWSFVVNNYLLGKDPFPFDLLYWNSDATRLPAAMHSFYLRHMYRENKLVEPGGITMGGVPIDLRQIDQPVYILSAQQDHIAPWKSTYRATQLYRGNTRFVLGASGHIAGVINPPESGKYNYWTNKDLPDDPEAWLAGAEKHPGSWWVDWAKWVKRLGGAQVPAREPGTVLGVIEDAPGSYVKMRD
- a CDS encoding YeiH family protein, whose product is MTTVHSTQVRSRAGRLLGKLPGLALAGAIGAAAILLARMAGAGLVSPVLVAIGLGLVLRAMIGRAPAMAVPGLAVASKPLMRLGVALLGLQVTAGDILGLGLDGIAAALAALAATLALAQPLGRLLGVEPRLATVIGGGTAICGASAAAAVGSAVRAHDDEIAYAVGVVTLFGTAAMALWPLLGTALGLDPRAYGLWIGASVHEVAQVVAAGFQHGTLAGETAVIAKLARVAMLAPVVGLLVWIAARAARRTTLADAEHAAASVPVPWFAVGFVALAGLNSLGVVPDAVRAAGAVATPIMLTVALAAIGFGTDLGRVRARGVRPVLLGLCLTITVAAVPLAVVTLLA
- a CDS encoding LysR family transcriptional regulator produces the protein MTLEQLRIFVAVAEHSHVTRAARSLNLTQSTVSAAVAAIEARHGVALFHRVGRGIELAEAGRVFLDEARAVLARASAAEQALADLAGDPRGRLRIHASQTVANYWLPARLIDFLTAYPAVRAELAIGNTAEVAAAVRAGSADLGFVEGPVDDPALAERLLPGDRLMLVVGAAHPWAALPRVAAADLAGSPWVLRERGSGTRAEFEAALQGLGVDPASLPVVLDLPSNEAVRAAVEAGAGATALSALVVASGLALGSLRSPVLDLPHRAFHLLIHKERYLGRAARAFVDRVAGGGAAGDLG